The following coding sequences lie in one Danio rerio strain Tuebingen ecotype United States chromosome 25, GRCz12tu, whole genome shotgun sequence genomic window:
- the irx3b gene encoding iroquois-class homeodomain protein IRX-3b has protein sequence MSLPQLGYKYIRPLYSTERRGGAEISVTGSGSLSSALSGVYGAPFASTAQGYSAFLPYSSDLSVLNQLSSQYEFKDSPGLQHAGFPHAAFYPYGHQYQFGDPSRPKNATRESTSTLKAWLSEHRKNPYPTKGEKIMLAIITKMTLTQVSTWFANARRRLKKENKMTWVPKTRTDEDGNVYTSDNEDAEKRDEDEEIDLENIDTEDIEDKQDCDYQDDDKSTPKGSDSEEYDDARAEKRIIEDEEQIKKSPAEEQEPSNNISPALKPKIWSLAEIATTPDSPKKTWIQRNCDAQTVRNPLHVQNWTKMAISAHQMAFTSHYLGLKHQSIANIHVKHAEQRTHSL, from the exons ATGTCTCTCCCGCAGCTAGGCTATAAGTACATCAGACCGCTGTACTCCACGGAGCGGCGCGGCGGCGCGGAGATCTCGGTCACCGGCTCTGGTTCTCTGTCCAGCGCGCTGTCCGGTGTGTACGGAGCTCCGTTCGCCAGCACAGCGCAGGGATACAGCGCGTTTCTGCCCTATTCCAGCGACCTGTCCGTTCTCAACCAGCTG AGCTCGCAGTACGAGTTTAAGGACAGTCCCGGGCTCCAGCATGCAGGGTTCCCCCATGCCGCCTTCTACCCATACGGACACCAGTATCAGTTCGGCGACCCATCCCGACCCAAAAACGCCACCCGCGAGAGCACCAGCACCCTGAAGGCCTGGCTCAGCGAGCACCGCAAAAACCCCTATCCCACCAAAGGGGAGAAGATCATGCTGGCCATCATCACCAAAATGACCCTCACCCAAGTGTCCACCTGGTTCGCCAACGCCCGCCGGAGGCTGAAAAAGGAGAACAAGATGACGTGGGTTCCCAAAACGAGAACCGACGAGGATGGAAACGTGTATACAAGCGATAACGAGGATGCAGAAAAACGAGATGAGGATGAAGAGATAGACCTGGAGAACATCGACACGGAGGACATCGAAGATAAACAGGATTGTGACTATCAGGATGATGATAAGTCAACACCTAAAGGTTCCGATTCTGAGGAATACGACGATGCCAGAGCGGAGAAGAGGATTATTGAGGACGAGGAACAAATCAAGAAGAGTCCCGCAGAGGAGCAAGAGCCATCCAATAACATAAGTCCAGCTCTGAAGCCAAAGATCTGGTCTTTGGCTGAAATCGCAACGACGCCGGACAGTCCTAAAAAGACGTGGATTCAGAGAAACTGTGACGCTCAGACTGTCAGGAACCCACTTCACGTTCAGAACTGGACCAAAATGGCTATTTCAGCCCATCAGATGGCCTTCACTAGCCATTACCTCGGACTTAAACACCAGAGCATCGCAAACATACACGTGAAACACGCAGAGCAGAGGACTCACAGCTTATGa